AGGTGAGGCGGCGCGTCACGTCGGCCGCACGCCGCTCCAGCGCGGCCCGGCCGATGAAGTCGCCCTTGTCCATCTTCACGGCGAAACCGAGCCCGGCCTCGTACGGGTCGTGCTCGCAGGTCATGTCGGTGCCGAAGGAGCGGTAGCCCTTCTCCAGACGCAGGCTGTTGAACGCGCCTCGGCCGGCGGCGACGATCCCGGACCCCTGTCCGGCCTCCCAGAGCGTGTCCCACAGCTTCAGGCCCATGTCGGCCGTCGTGTACAGCTCCCAGCCCAGCTCGCCCACGTAGCTCAGCCTCATGGCGGTGACGGGGACGGCGCCGATGTGAGCGCGCTGGGCCCGGAAGTACTTCAGGCCCTGGTTGGAGAAGTCCTTGTCGGCCAGTGGCTGCAGGACCTCGCGCGCCTTGGGACCCCACAGGCCGATACAGCAGGTGCCGGCCGTGAGGTCGCGCACCTGCGCCGACCCGTCCTCGGGCAGGTGCCGGGTGAACCAGTCGAGGTCGAGGTTGCCGTTGGCGCCGATCTGGTAGTGGTCGCGACCAAGGCGGGCGACGGTCACGTCGCTGCGGATCCCGCCGTCGTGGTCGAGCAGCAGCGTGTAGGTGACCGAGCCGACGGACTTGTCGACGTTGGCCGTGGTCATGCGCTGGAGGAAGGCGGCGGCCCCGCGACCGGTGACCTCAAGGCGCTTGAGGGCCGTCATGTCGTACATCGCGACGGTCTCACGCGTGGCCTGGGCCTCGGCGCCGACGACCGGCGACCAGTAGCGCGCCGCCCAGTCGTTGGGCACCGGGATGTCCCGCCCCTCCACCAGCGGCTCGTTGGCGGCGTACCACTGGGGCCGCTCCCAGCCGGTCGCCTCCAGGAAGAAGGCGCCCAGCTCCTGCTGGCGGGCGTGGAAGGGACTGGTGCGCAGCGGCCGGGGCGCACCAGCCGGCTGGAGGGGGTGGAGGATGTCGTAGACCTCGACGAAGTTCTGGCAGTCGCGGGCCAGCACGTACTCCGGAGCGAGCTGGTGGGGCTCGAAGCGGTTGACGTCGCACTCGTGCAGGTCGAAGGACGAGCAGTGGCCGTCGACGAGCCATTCGGCCATGGCGCGTCCGACGCCGGCGGAGTGGGTGACCCACACGGCCTCGGCCACCCAGAAGCCCTTCACATCCGGGGACTCGCCCAGCAGGGGCAGCCCGTCGGTGGTGAAGGAGAACAGGCCGTTGATGCCCTCTTCGACCTCGGTCTCCTTCGTGGCGGGCAGCAGCGACTGGGTCTCGGTCCACGCCTCGGCGAAGTCGTCCGGGGTGAAGCGCATCACGGAAGGCATCTCATCGGCGGCGTCCACGGACAGGATGTCGTCCACGTCGACGGGCATGGGCCGGTGCCCGTAGTAACCGATGCCGAGCCGGTCGAAGCGGTCGCGGTAGTACAGGTCCCCGTCCTGGTGGCGCAGGATCGGGCGAACGGCTTCCCGGTCCTGCCCGGCGAGGGCGGGCACCGGCCCGGTCCAGGCGAGCTGGTGGCCCAGCGGGGTCAGCGGAAGATCCATGCCGACCATGCGGGCCACCTTGGGACCCCAGATCCCGGCACAGCACACCACGAGGTCTGCGGGGACCTCCCCCTGATCGGTGACGACGGCCGTCACGCGGCCGTCCTCCGTGCGGATGTCGCGCACCTCGTGGCGGCCGAGAGTCCGTACGCCACGGGCCCGGGCCGCCCGGAGCTGCGCCTCGACCGCGAGGACTCCCTTGGCCAGGCCGTCGGTGGGGACGAGCAGTCCGCCGAGCACGCGCTCGCGGGCCACCAGCGGGTGCAGCTCGACGCACTCGTCGGGGCCGATCACCCGGGCCTCGATGCCCCAGGAGGCCAGCCAGCCGTGCCGGCGGTGGAGTTCGGCCAGGCGCTCGGGCGTGGTGGCGACCTCCAGGCCGCCGACCTGCAGGAAACAGGGCTGACCGTCGACGTCGAGGGAGCGGAACTTCTCGACCGTGTAGCGGGCCAGCTCGGTCATGGTCTTCGAGGAGTTCGTCTGGAACACCAGGCCGGGGGCGTGGGACGTCGACCCGCCGGTGGCGGGCAGCGGACCCTGGTCCACGACCGTGACCTCGGTCCAGCCCCGGGAGGACAGTTCGTCCGCCAGCGACGCTCCCACGACGCCCGCGCCGATGATGACCACTCGCGGTCCCGCCATCACATAACCTCCGGTTGCATTGAACGCAACGCACTTCGCATTGTGCAACTCACAGTGCCGGGGGCCCCAGAGCACTGTCAAGGGGCTACGCCACCGACGACCACCACGCGAAGGACCGGAACGGCGGGGCTCACGAGCCCCGGATGGGGAATCGACACACCACGGCAACGCCGGATTCATCAGCCGCGCCGTTCCGCGCGCTCGGGCACCAGGCCGCAGCCCCTGATGGCCCACTCGCCCGGACATCGCGCCGCCCCGTACCGCCGAGGCGCGGATCCCTCACCCGCGGCCACACACTGCCGATTGTTGCGTATAACACAGTCTATTGTGTAGAGCGAAACACGGCTACCTGCGGGCATTTTCCCAGGAAGAGGGTCCGGGCGACGGATTCAGCGGGTGGGCCGGTCGCGTGCCACCCCTTGACCAGTCGGTCACCCACACTGGACGATGTTGCGTATCACTCATCACGTTGCGCATTGCGCACCAATGGAGGGATGTCATGTCTCCCCGACCGCAGCCCGGCCGCGAGTTCGTCCTCACCCTTTCGTGCCCTGACCAGGCCGGTCTCGTCCACGCCGTGACCACTTTTCTCGTGCGTCACTCCGGCAACATCCTGGAGAGCCATCAGTTCGATGACCGACTGCAGGACCGCTTCTTCATGCGGGTGCACTTCGAGGTCACGGATCGGGACGTCTCGCTGGAGGACCTGCGCACCGGTTTCGCCCCGGTGGCCGCGACCTACCGGATCACCTGGCAGCTCCACGACGCCTCGACCCCGACCCGCACGCTGATCATGGTGTCGAAGTTCGGCCACTGCCTGAACGACCTGCTCTTCCGCAAGTCCACGGGCGCGCTCAACATCGAGATCGCGGCGATCGTCTCCAACCACCGCGACTTCGAGCCACTGGCACAGAACTACGGCATCCCCTTCCACCACGTCCCGGTGACCCCGCAGACCAAGGCCCAGGCAGAGGCGCGCCTGCTGCAGCTCGTCCACGAGCTCGACGTCGACCTGGTGGTACTCGCCCGCTACATGCAGATCCTCTCCGACGACCTGTGCAAGCGGCTCGACGGCCGGGCCATCAACATCCACCACTCCTTCCTGCCGAGCTTCAAGGGGGCCCGGCCGTACGTCCAGGCACACGAGCGCGGTGTCAAGCTCGTCGGGGCCACGGCGCACTACGTCACATCCGACCTCGACGAAGGCCCGATCATCGAGCAGGACGTCGTCCGTGTGGACCACTCGCGCGCCCCGGACGAGCTGGTCACCATCGGCCGCGATGTCGAGGCCCAGGTACTCGCCCGCGCCATGGAGTGGCACAGTGAGAGCCGCGTGCTGGTCAACGGCAACCGGACGGTCGTCTTCCGCTGACGCGCGAAGCCGGGTGACGTCCGTCTCGTGCGCCCTGGCGCGGGCGGACGGCCCGGCTTCCGGCACGGCCGGGCGTCACCCGGGGGGCCCGTGAGGGCGCCGCCACACCCGCGCGGTCAATGGATTACCAGTGGGTATAGTTGCGTTATGGGCAACCACGCGGCAGAGAGCGAAACAGCAGGTCCAACGGTGAACGGGGTGCAGTCCGTTGACCGTGCCGTCAGCGTCCTGGAGATTCTCGCCCAGCGGGGCGAGGCGGGCGTGAGCGAGGTCGCCGCCGAGATCGACGTCCACAAGTCGACCGCGTTCCGCCTGCTCGGGGCGCTGGAGGCGCGCGGTCTGGTCGAGCAGGCGGCCGACCGGGGCAAGTACCGACTCGGCTTCGGGATCGTGCGCCTGGCGGGGGCGGTGACGGGCCGTCTGGACATCACGCAGCAGGGCCGGCCCGTGTGCGAGCGGCTCAGCGAGGAGATCGGCGAGACCGTGAACATCGCTGTCCAGCAGGAGCACTACGCGGTCAACCTCTATCAGGTACGCGGCCCGGGCGCGGTGGGCACGCACAACTGGGTCGGGCAGCTGACCCCACTCCACGCCACGTCCAGCGGCAAGATCCTGCTCGCCCACCTGTCGGCGAAGGGGCGCGCCGAAGCGCTCGCGGCGTCCCCGTTGCAGAAGCTGACGCCACACACCCTGACCACCAGGGCGAAGCTGGAGAAGAATCTCACCGAGGCGCGGGAGCGCGGATACGCGGTGACGCTGGAGGAACTGGAGATCGGGCTGCACGCCATGGCGGCCCCGATCCGGTCTCGCGACGGTGAGGTCATCGCCGCCCTCAGCGCCTCCGGCCCGGCGTATCGCTTCACGGAGGCGCGCATGCTCCAGTTCGCACCCGTGCTGCTCAAGGGCGCGGACGAGATCAGCCACCGGATGGGCTACCTGGGCTGAGCCTCCCCCGGCCCGCCGGACGGGGAACCGCGGCGCTCCAGGCGTACCACGATGCTCTTGGACGTCGGCGTGTTGGACGTGTCGGCCACCGAGTCGAGCGGGACGAGCACGTTGGCTTCGGGGAAGTACGCCGCGCAGCAGCCGCGGGGCGTGTCGTAGGCGACGGCGCGGAAGGCATCCGCCCGCCGCTCCAAGCCGTCCGGCCACTCGCTGACGAGGTCCACCAGCCCGCCGTCGGTGATCCCGCGCTCCGCGAGGTCGTCGGGGTGGACGAAGACCACCCGGCGTCCCCGGCGGATGCCACGGTAGCGGTCGTCGAGCCCGTAGATCGTGGTGTTGTACTGGTCGTGGCTGCGCAGTGTCTGCAGCAGCAGGCGGCCGGGCGGGACGCGCGGCACCTCCAGCGGGTTGACCGTGAAGTTGGCCTTACCCGTGCGGGTGGGGAAGCGCCGCTCGTCTCGGGGGGCGTTCGGCAGGGTGAAGCCGCCGGGACGCCGTACCCGGGCGTTGAAGTCGTCGAATCCGGGCACGACCCGGGCGATGCTGTCGCGGACGGCGTCGTAGTCGGCTCCAAAAGCCGCCCACGGTACGTCGCTGCCGGTGGCGGCGCCGCAACCGGCACCGAAGAGGCCGCGTGCCAGCCGGCAGACGACTTCCGGTTCGGAGAGCAGGTGCGGCGAGGCGGGTGGCAGCCCGCCGCGCGAGGCGTGCACCACCCCCATCGAGTTCTCGACGGTGACGAACCGGTCCGCCCCGTCCGGTCCTCGATCCCGCTCGGTGCGGCCGAGGACGGGGAGGATGAGGGCTTCCCGGCCGCATACCGCGTGGGAGCGGTTGAGCTTGGTGGAGACCTGGACGGTGAGCCGGCAGCTCCGCAGGGCCCGCTCGGTGACGGCCGTGTCCGGAGCGGCGGAGACGAAGTTGCCGCCCATGGCGAAGAACACCTTCACCTCCCCGGCGCCCATCGCCCGGATCGTCTCCACCGCGTCGAAACCGTGGTGGCGGGGCGGGTCGAACCCGAATTCCTTCCGCAGCGCGTCGAGGAATTCCGGCGCCGGCTTCTCGTAGATGCCCATCGTCCGGTCGCCCTGGACGTTGGAGTGGCCCCGCACGGGGCACACTCCCGCGCCGGGGCGCCCGATGTCGCCGCGCAGCAGCAGGAAGTTCACGACCTCGCGGATGGTGGGCACGGAGTGCTTGTGCTGGGTCAGGCCCATGGCCCAGCACACCACAATCGACTGGGCGGACATGACGTCGCGAGCGGTCGCCTCGATGGCATCGCGCGCGAGTCCGGTCGCCTCGGCGACGTCGTCCCAGTCGAGTTCGCGCAGCCGTTCGGCGTATGCCTCGAAGCCGTCGGTGTGCGCGGTGATGAAGTCACGGTCGAGGACCGTTCCGGGCGCGGCGTCCTCGGCGTCGAGCAGCAGTCGTGACAGCGCCTGAAAGAGCGCCATGTCGCCGCCGAGCCGTATCTGCAGGAACCGGTCCGCGAGGGACGTGCCGCCACCTGCGACTCCACGGGCGTTCTGCGGGTTCTTGAAGCGCAGCAGCCCGGCCTCGGGCAGTGGGTTCACCGCGACGATGCGCGCACCGCGCCGCTTGGCCTTCTCCAGCGCGGACAGCATGCGCGGGTGGTTGGTGCCGGGATTCTGCCCGACGACGAAGATCAGTCCGGCACGGTGCAGGTCGTCGAGGTGAACGCTGCCCTTGCCCACCCCGATCGTCTCGGTGAGCGCCGAACCGCTCGACTCGTGGCACATGTTCGAGCAGTCCGGCAGGTTGTTGGTCCCGAATTGCCGTACGAGGAGCTGGTAGAGGTACGCCGCCTCGTTGGAGGTCCGCCCCGAGGTGTAGAAGGCGGCCTCGTCGGGGCTTCGCAGCGCCTTGAGCTCACGGGAGACGATGGTGAATGCCGTCTCCCAGGTGACCGGCACGTACGTCTCCGAGCCGGCCGGCTTGTACATCGGCTCGGTGAGGCGGCCCTGCTGGCCCAACCAGTAGTCGCTGCGGCTCAAGAGGTCGCTCACCGGGTGCGCGGCGAAGAATTCGGGCGTCACCCGGCGGACGGTGGCCTCCTCGGCGACGGCTTTGGCGCCGTTCTCGCAGAACTCGGCCTTGCTGCGGTGATCACCCTCCGGCCAGGCGCAGCCGGGGCAGTCGAAGCCGTCCTTCTGGTTGACCTTGAGCAGCGACAGCGCGGTGCGCCGCACGCCCATCTGGTCGTATCCCATGCGCAACGCATGGGTCACCGCGGGAATCCCCGCAGCCCAGGTCTTGGGCGCGGTCACCTCCAGCGCGTCCTCGCCGGGGTCCTCGCGCGGCGCCTTGCGTGCCATGACTACCTCTCCTCGTCGATGTACCGATGGGACTGCTGCTACGCGCCGAGCTTGTTCTGGAGCCAGGTGTGAAATGCGCCGATGTGGTGCTCGCTGGGCACCAGGACACCGCCGCTGGCATAGACCCGGGAACTCATCCCCGGCTGGGTACGCTCACAGGCGTCGAAATCCTGCTGATTCACCCGGTGGAACAACTCCACCGACCGCTCCACATCCGCACCGCCGTCGACGACATGGGGCAGATAGAGCCAGTCGCACTCCACCACAGTGCGGTCATGCGCCATCGGGAACATCCGATGGAAGATCACATGATCCGGCACCAGATTGATGAACACCTGTGGCCTGACCGTGATCGCGTAATAACGCCGATCCTGCCCCTCGGCGACACCGGGAATACGGCCCAGCCCCTCAGAACCATCGACGGTGAAACCCTCAACCCCCTCACCGAACTCCGCACCATGACCCACGAAGAACTGCGCCGCATACCCATCAGCGAACTCCGGCAACACCTCCGTCAGCTCCGGATGAATCGTCGCGCAGTGATAACACTCCATGAAATTCTCGATGATCAGCTTCCAGTTGGCCTGCACGTCATACGTGATCCGCCGGCCCACCCGCAGATCATCGATCCCGTAATTCCCGATCGACTCCACATCACCCAGCCGCTCGACCACCGCACCGATCACGTCCTCCTCGAAGGACGGCGGAACCTCGGCCAGGCACACCCACACATACCCCAGCCACTCCCGCACATGGACACCCACCAGCCCGTACCCGACCCGGTCGACATCCGGCATCGACGTCAGATTCGGCGCCGCGACCAGCTTCCCGTCCAGACCATAGGTCCAGGCGTGATACGGACACTGGAACGCCCGCTTGACCTCACCCGACTCCTCCGTGCACAACTTCGCACCACGGT
Above is a window of Streptomyces sp. NBC_01803 DNA encoding:
- a CDS encoding GcvT family protein; the protein is MAGPRVVIIGAGVVGASLADELSSRGWTEVTVVDQGPLPATGGSTSHAPGLVFQTNSSKTMTELARYTVEKFRSLDVDGQPCFLQVGGLEVATTPERLAELHRRHGWLASWGIEARVIGPDECVELHPLVARERVLGGLLVPTDGLAKGVLAVEAQLRAARARGVRTLGRHEVRDIRTEDGRVTAVVTDQGEVPADLVVCCAGIWGPKVARMVGMDLPLTPLGHQLAWTGPVPALAGQDREAVRPILRHQDGDLYYRDRFDRLGIGYYGHRPMPVDVDDILSVDAADEMPSVMRFTPDDFAEAWTETQSLLPATKETEVEEGINGLFSFTTDGLPLLGESPDVKGFWVAEAVWVTHSAGVGRAMAEWLVDGHCSSFDLHECDVNRFEPHQLAPEYVLARDCQNFVEVYDILHPLQPAGAPRPLRTSPFHARQQELGAFFLEATGWERPQWYAANEPLVEGRDIPVPNDWAARYWSPVVGAEAQATRETVAMYDMTALKRLEVTGRGAAAFLQRMTTANVDKSVGSVTYTLLLDHDGGIRSDVTVARLGRDHYQIGANGNLDLDWFTRHLPEDGSAQVRDLTAGTCCIGLWGPKAREVLQPLADKDFSNQGLKYFRAQRAHIGAVPVTAMRLSYVGELGWELYTTADMGLKLWDTLWEAGQGSGIVAAGRGAFNSLRLEKGYRSFGTDMTCEHDPYEAGLGFAVKMDKGDFIGRAALERRAADVTRRLTCLTIDDPRSVVMGKEPVYDGDRPVGYVTSAAYGYTIGKGIAYAWLPAELATTGRTLRLGYFDQRIPAVVAEEPLFDPSMQRLRG
- the purU gene encoding formyltetrahydrofolate deformylase, whose amino-acid sequence is MSPRPQPGREFVLTLSCPDQAGLVHAVTTFLVRHSGNILESHQFDDRLQDRFFMRVHFEVTDRDVSLEDLRTGFAPVAATYRITWQLHDASTPTRTLIMVSKFGHCLNDLLFRKSTGALNIEIAAIVSNHRDFEPLAQNYGIPFHHVPVTPQTKAQAEARLLQLVHELDVDLVVLARYMQILSDDLCKRLDGRAINIHHSFLPSFKGARPYVQAHERGVKLVGATAHYVTSDLDEGPIIEQDVVRVDHSRAPDELVTIGRDVEAQVLARAMEWHSESRVLVNGNRTVVFR
- a CDS encoding IclR family transcriptional regulator, whose amino-acid sequence is MGNHAAESETAGPTVNGVQSVDRAVSVLEILAQRGEAGVSEVAAEIDVHKSTAFRLLGALEARGLVEQAADRGKYRLGFGIVRLAGAVTGRLDITQQGRPVCERLSEEIGETVNIAVQQEHYAVNLYQVRGPGAVGTHNWVGQLTPLHATSSGKILLAHLSAKGRAEALAASPLQKLTPHTLTTRAKLEKNLTEARERGYAVTLEELEIGLHAMAAPIRSRDGEVIAALSASGPAYRFTEARMLQFAPVLLKGADEISHRMGYLG
- a CDS encoding FdhF/YdeP family oxidoreductase — protein: MARKAPREDPGEDALEVTAPKTWAAGIPAVTHALRMGYDQMGVRRTALSLLKVNQKDGFDCPGCAWPEGDHRSKAEFCENGAKAVAEEATVRRVTPEFFAAHPVSDLLSRSDYWLGQQGRLTEPMYKPAGSETYVPVTWETAFTIVSRELKALRSPDEAAFYTSGRTSNEAAYLYQLLVRQFGTNNLPDCSNMCHESSGSALTETIGVGKGSVHLDDLHRAGLIFVVGQNPGTNHPRMLSALEKAKRRGARIVAVNPLPEAGLLRFKNPQNARGVAGGGTSLADRFLQIRLGGDMALFQALSRLLLDAEDAAPGTVLDRDFITAHTDGFEAYAERLRELDWDDVAEATGLARDAIEATARDVMSAQSIVVCWAMGLTQHKHSVPTIREVVNFLLLRGDIGRPGAGVCPVRGHSNVQGDRTMGIYEKPAPEFLDALRKEFGFDPPRHHGFDAVETIRAMGAGEVKVFFAMGGNFVSAAPDTAVTERALRSCRLTVQVSTKLNRSHAVCGREALILPVLGRTERDRGPDGADRFVTVENSMGVVHASRGGLPPASPHLLSEPEVVCRLARGLFGAGCGAATGSDVPWAAFGADYDAVRDSIARVVPGFDDFNARVRRPGGFTLPNAPRDERRFPTRTGKANFTVNPLEVPRVPPGRLLLQTLRSHDQYNTTIYGLDDRYRGIRRGRRVVFVHPDDLAERGITDGGLVDLVSEWPDGLERRADAFRAVAYDTPRGCCAAYFPEANVLVPLDSVADTSNTPTSKSIVVRLERRGSPSGGPGEAQPR
- a CDS encoding aromatic ring-hydroxylating oxygenase subunit alpha; this translates as MTMTNLSSSLISTLSGEYYTDPGIFALEQERVFEAMWFCVARASDLSRPGQFRTCQVGRESVLVSRSRDGSVRAFLNVCRHRGAKLCTEESGEVKRAFQCPYHAWTYGLDGKLVAAPNLTSMPDVDRVGYGLVGVHVREWLGYVWVCLAEVPPSFEEDVIGAVVERLGDVESIGNYGIDDLRVGRRITYDVQANWKLIIENFMECYHCATIHPELTEVLPEFADGYAAQFFVGHGAEFGEGVEGFTVDGSEGLGRIPGVAEGQDRRYYAITVRPQVFINLVPDHVIFHRMFPMAHDRTVVECDWLYLPHVVDGGADVERSVELFHRVNQQDFDACERTQPGMSSRVYASGGVLVPSEHHIGAFHTWLQNKLGA